In Devosia sp. XK-2, one DNA window encodes the following:
- a CDS encoding 50S ribosomal protein L23, which produces MNKLAAYDIVRNPVVTEKSTMASEANQVVFDVAIDANKTEIKAAVEQLFSVKVKAVNTLVRKGKVKRFRGKVGVRNDVKKAVVTLVDGQSIDISTGL; this is translated from the coding sequence ATGAACAAGCTTGCCGCATACGACATCGTCCGTAACCCCGTCGTGACCGAAAAGTCGACGATGGCTTCGGAAGCAAACCAGGTCGTTTTCGACGTGGCGATCGATGCCAACAAGACCGAAATCAAGGCCGCCGTCGAGCAGCTTTTCTCGGTCAAGGTCAAGGCAGTGAATACCCTGGTCCGCAAGGGCAAGGTGAAGCGCTTCCGTGGCAAGGTTGGCGTTCGCAACGACGTCAAGAAGGCCGTCGTGACCCTGGTCGATGGCCAGTCGATCGATATTTCGACCGGCCTCTAA